Proteins encoded by one window of Streptacidiphilus sp. PB12-B1b:
- a CDS encoding alpha/beta fold hydrolase: MDATAAVVRTALNSTSVVSGRLAGKGAFNLFRNPFGRSRIRPTEQPVMDRAEVRRMEVNGKTVLSYHWGDGRRPVLLVHGWESRGSRLAGFAAALLELGYSPVAFDAPGHGDSTGKTTTILEYRDIIVRLHAEYGDFDAIVAHSLGVTATFFALRQGVRAGRIATVGGVVDFRYVVEAFCAKLGLREQLQAELRNRIEHELFPEEPDIWNRFSVVHEPEQVQVPILVVHDDNDEMVAPAQALRITDAYAGRARLVSTARLGHRRILADPAVVATVVDFLTEAGVEAEADGVAGIAAPARSEAGAR, encoded by the coding sequence ATGGACGCCACTGCGGCAGTCGTCAGAACGGCCCTGAACAGTACGTCCGTCGTCTCGGGGCGGCTGGCCGGAAAGGGCGCCTTCAACCTGTTCCGCAACCCCTTCGGTCGGAGCCGGATCCGCCCGACCGAGCAGCCGGTGATGGACCGGGCCGAGGTGCGGCGGATGGAGGTCAACGGCAAGACCGTGCTCAGCTACCACTGGGGCGACGGCCGCCGCCCGGTGCTGCTGGTGCACGGCTGGGAGTCGCGCGGCTCGCGGCTGGCCGGCTTCGCCGCCGCGCTGCTGGAGCTCGGCTACAGCCCGGTCGCCTTCGACGCGCCCGGCCACGGCGACTCCACCGGCAAGACCACCACCATCCTCGAGTACCGCGACATCATCGTCCGGCTCCACGCCGAGTACGGCGACTTCGACGCGATCGTGGCGCACTCGCTGGGCGTCACCGCCACCTTCTTCGCACTCCGCCAGGGCGTGCGCGCCGGCCGGATCGCCACCGTCGGCGGGGTGGTGGACTTCCGCTACGTGGTCGAGGCGTTCTGCGCCAAGCTGGGACTGCGCGAGCAGTTGCAGGCCGAACTGCGCAACCGGATCGAGCACGAGCTGTTCCCGGAGGAGCCGGACATCTGGAACCGCTTCTCCGTGGTCCACGAGCCGGAGCAGGTACAGGTGCCGATCCTGGTGGTGCACGACGACAACGACGAGATGGTGGCGCCCGCGCAGGCGCTGCGGATCACCGACGCCTACGCCGGCCGGGCGCGGCTGGTCAGCACCGCCCGCCTGGGCCACCGGCGGATCCTGGCCGATCCGGCGGTCGTCGCCACGGTCGTGGACTTCCTGACCGAGGCCGGGGTCGAAGCCGAGGCCGATGGTGTGGCCGGGATAGCTGCCCCGGCGCGGAGCGAGGCGGGTGCCCGGTGA
- a CDS encoding PLP-dependent aminotransferase family protein has product MPATSPAAALDIAELHGSLTDPLLDAMNFLNEAVGRFPEALSFGAGRPTEGAFEPEQLAQHLQSYINHLEQQPGWDRDRIRTLLYQYGRTNGVIHDLIARTLENDEGIVVPPESVVVTTGCQEAMLVVLRALFARPEDTLLVSSPCYVGVTGAARLLDIAVRPVPEGASGPDTEAVLAAVRAVRAEGGRPRALYLVPDFANPSGASMTVQARERLLQLAEQEDLLVLEDNPYGFFVRTGSPRPTLKSMDRNRRVLYFGSFAKTALPGARVGYVVADQEVVGPQGERTLLADELSKIKSMTTVNTSAISQAVIGGMLVESGCRLREANAEATAYYRANMDTLLDELERHFPPARRAELGLHWNRPDGGFFLVVTVPFAADGKALERSARDHGVLWTAMSDFCFDGGGRNQLRLSCSALTHDQIVEGIGRLARFIEEEAAVAGG; this is encoded by the coding sequence GTGCCCGCGACCTCCCCCGCAGCCGCGCTCGACATAGCCGAGCTGCACGGTTCGCTCACCGACCCGCTGCTCGACGCGATGAACTTCCTCAACGAGGCCGTGGGGCGCTTCCCCGAGGCGCTCTCGTTCGGCGCCGGACGCCCCACCGAGGGCGCGTTCGAGCCGGAGCAGCTGGCCCAGCACCTCCAGTCGTACATCAACCACTTGGAGCAGCAGCCGGGTTGGGACCGCGACCGGATCCGCACACTGCTCTACCAGTACGGCCGCACCAACGGCGTGATCCACGACCTGATCGCCCGCACCCTGGAGAACGACGAGGGCATCGTGGTGCCGCCGGAGTCGGTCGTGGTGACCACCGGCTGCCAGGAGGCCATGCTGGTGGTGCTGCGGGCGCTGTTCGCCCGGCCGGAGGACACCCTGCTGGTCAGCTCGCCCTGCTACGTCGGGGTGACCGGGGCGGCCCGGCTGCTGGACATCGCCGTGCGGCCGGTGCCCGAGGGCGCGTCCGGCCCGGACACCGAGGCGGTGCTGGCGGCGGTGCGCGCGGTCCGCGCGGAGGGCGGGCGACCGCGCGCGCTGTACCTGGTGCCGGACTTCGCCAACCCCTCGGGCGCCAGCATGACCGTGCAGGCCCGCGAGCGGCTGCTGCAACTCGCCGAGCAGGAGGACCTGTTGGTCCTGGAGGACAACCCGTACGGCTTCTTCGTCCGCACCGGTTCGCCCCGGCCGACGCTGAAGTCGATGGACCGCAACCGCCGGGTGCTGTACTTCGGCTCGTTCGCCAAGACCGCGCTGCCGGGGGCCCGGGTCGGCTATGTGGTGGCCGACCAGGAGGTGGTGGGTCCGCAGGGCGAGCGGACGCTGCTGGCCGACGAACTCTCCAAGATCAAGAGCATGACGACGGTCAACACCTCGGCCATCAGCCAGGCCGTCATCGGCGGCATGCTGGTGGAGAGCGGCTGCCGGCTGCGCGAGGCCAACGCCGAGGCGACCGCCTACTACCGGGCCAACATGGACACCCTGCTGGACGAGTTGGAGCGGCACTTCCCACCGGCCCGCCGGGCCGAGCTGGGGCTGCACTGGAACCGTCCGGACGGCGGCTTCTTCCTGGTCGTGACGGTGCCGTTCGCCGCCGACGGCAAGGCGCTGGAGCGTTCGGCGCGGGATCACGGGGTGCTCTGGACGGCCATGTCCGACTTCTGCTTCGACGGTGGCGGTCGCAACCAACTCCGACTCTCCTGCAGTGCCCTGACGCATGACCAGATCGTCGAGGGCATCGGCAGGCTGGCCCGGTTCATCGAGGAGGAGGCCGCCGTGGCGGGCGGCTGA
- a CDS encoding alpha-hydroxy acid oxidase — protein MAQLSLADYEAAARARLPLPVWDFFAGGSGTESMLTANRSALDRLRLRPRCLVDVTGCDTGTTLLGSALGAPIGVAPMAYHRLAHPEGEVATAQAAGSVGALFTVSIFASRTLEEIAAAATGPLWLQLYWLRRRDALAELVKRAEAAGFEALVLTVDAPRVAYRPRDARNGFAVPEGISAVNVDPEVMSSAHQELAGGSALARHSREQFDASITWADLAWLRELTALPLVLKGVLTAEDAELAVRHGVQAIVVSNHGGRQLDFAAAAADVLPEIADAVAGRCRIILDGSIRHGADIARALCLGADAVFVGRPVLWGLAHSGSEGAAGVLRGLIDEFDEVMALMGRPAVADFDRSGVIRD, from the coding sequence ATGGCACAGCTGTCGCTCGCTGACTACGAGGCTGCGGCACGGGCGCGACTACCCCTTCCGGTCTGGGACTTCTTCGCGGGCGGAAGCGGGACGGAGTCCATGCTGACGGCCAATCGGTCGGCGCTGGACCGGCTGCGGCTGCGTCCGCGCTGCCTGGTCGACGTCACTGGCTGTGACACCGGGACGACTCTGCTCGGTTCCGCGCTGGGCGCGCCGATCGGCGTGGCGCCGATGGCGTACCACCGGCTGGCCCACCCCGAGGGGGAGGTGGCCACGGCGCAGGCGGCCGGCTCGGTCGGCGCCCTGTTCACCGTGAGCATCTTCGCCAGCCGCACGCTGGAGGAGATCGCCGCCGCGGCGACCGGCCCGCTGTGGCTCCAGCTCTACTGGCTCAGGCGCCGAGACGCCCTGGCCGAGCTGGTGAAACGGGCCGAGGCGGCGGGCTTCGAGGCGCTGGTGCTGACCGTGGACGCGCCCAGGGTGGCCTACCGGCCCCGGGACGCCCGCAACGGCTTCGCCGTCCCCGAGGGGATCAGCGCGGTCAACGTCGATCCCGAGGTGATGTCCTCCGCGCACCAGGAGCTGGCCGGGGGATCGGCGCTCGCCCGCCACTCGCGCGAGCAGTTCGACGCCTCGATCACCTGGGCGGATCTGGCCTGGCTCCGGGAGCTCACCGCGCTGCCGCTGGTGCTCAAGGGCGTGCTCACCGCCGAGGACGCCGAGCTGGCCGTGCGGCACGGCGTCCAGGCAATTGTCGTCTCCAATCACGGCGGCCGCCAGCTCGATTTCGCGGCCGCTGCCGCCGACGTGCTCCCGGAAATCGCGGACGCCGTCGCCGGCCGATGTCGGATCATTCTCGACGGATCAATCCGGCACGGTGCCGATATTGCCCGGGCACTCTGCCTCGGCGCTGACGCGGTATTCGTCGGGCGCCCGGTCCTGTGGGGACTCGCCCATTCCGGAAGTGAGGGCGCGGCAGGCGTCCTGCGGGGGCTGATCGACGAGTTCGACGAGGTGATGGCGCTGATGGGAAGGCCCGCCGTCGCAGACTTCGACCGTTCGGGCGTGATCAGGGACTGA
- a CDS encoding thioesterase family protein, which produces MLDSGLVFTGSERAHCRSRPDPYASLGGLFAAKEAFVKAVSALGGAPAYTFPDIRVVHGPAGQPRIEPDGEIGRWCARRRLTVELSISHTGDLAGAVVVLLACADEDSLCRSPVEPHRAEPQGSGAVSAVDLLELVEHRCEVALRPNDFDWAGHLNNSVYPQLLETGRWEWGLANGVDVRNSHLVAVVVQLHLDYLQPVLWDPVGRVNVRTDVVEQSPYSFTLAQDVEQVDGTVVARGRVKLSLVDRDTQQIHRANRRSLFGVRAGAA; this is translated from the coding sequence TTGCTGGATAGCGGACTGGTCTTCACCGGCAGTGAGCGCGCTCACTGCCGGTCCCGGCCCGATCCGTACGCCTCCCTGGGCGGCCTGTTCGCCGCCAAGGAGGCGTTCGTCAAGGCCGTCAGCGCCCTCGGCGGGGCACCCGCCTACACCTTCCCGGACATCCGCGTGGTGCACGGGCCCGCAGGCCAGCCCCGGATCGAGCCGGACGGCGAGATCGGCCGCTGGTGCGCGCGGCGGCGGCTGACCGTCGAGCTGTCCATCAGCCACACCGGCGACCTGGCCGGAGCCGTCGTCGTGCTGCTCGCCTGCGCGGACGAGGACTCCTTGTGCCGCAGCCCAGTTGAACCCCATCGAGCCGAGCCGCAAGGGAGCGGAGCCGTGAGCGCGGTCGACCTGCTGGAACTCGTGGAACACCGCTGCGAGGTGGCCCTGCGTCCCAATGACTTCGACTGGGCCGGACACCTCAACAACAGCGTCTACCCGCAACTGCTGGAAACCGGGCGGTGGGAGTGGGGCCTGGCCAACGGCGTCGATGTGAGGAACAGTCACCTCGTCGCTGTGGTCGTGCAGTTGCACCTGGACTACCTGCAACCGGTGCTGTGGGATCCGGTCGGCCGGGTCAACGTCCGTACCGACGTGGTGGAGCAGTCCCCGTACAGCTTCACGCTCGCGCAGGACGTCGAGCAGGTGGACGGGACGGTGGTCGCCCGGGGCCGGGTGAAGCTGAGCCTGGTCGACCGCGACACCCAGCAGATCCACCGGGCCAACCGGCGGTCGCTCTTCGGCGTCCGGGCGGGTGCCGCATGA
- a CDS encoding AMP-binding protein, producing the protein MSTPVSAPIAIRRPASVPAPLVATLPQAIAAQAHRDDAAVTFGTSARRERRGFPQFAEEIAAAAAGFAEQGVRPGERVMLRATGSHDGVLALLGLMHAGAVPVSVKPKVPGAIAAQYFATVAEQQSIRFAFRMSGTGLRDLDLKLSANASAHEGSWASDPEQTAFVQYTSGSTGFPRPIPLSHRAVLANVRAIADVAGMEPGHTGMVALPLHHDMGLVGMLSTLVQGISLVIEEPGTFLRRPMAALRLVRAYEGVHSAFPDFMLRYLAARIAETGEQPDPELLAGWRTVFCGAEPIRRASVRTFLAEAEPWGFDPTALVFCYGLAEASLMATGHRYQSDAASFREEGRTAVACLGEPIPGLDLALVDADGKPCLEGELGTVRLRGATMFSGHDGVTDHRREWFDTGDLGVLHAGRLYLNGRRGDRMTINGANLFVTDIEQQVTAEPGVEECVVLPHGESFTALVVPARNAGVDTARIAERITADFGVAPLSVLETRHSDIVRTASGKPARTHMTAELEKGVRV; encoded by the coding sequence ATGAGCACCCCCGTATCCGCGCCGATAGCCATCCGCAGACCCGCATCCGTACCCGCGCCGCTGGTGGCGACGCTGCCGCAGGCGATCGCCGCGCAGGCGCACCGGGACGACGCCGCCGTCACCTTCGGCACCTCCGCGCGGCGCGAGCGGCGCGGCTTCCCGCAGTTCGCGGAGGAGATCGCGGCCGCGGCGGCGGGCTTCGCCGAGCAGGGCGTACGCCCCGGCGAGCGGGTGATGCTGCGGGCCACCGGCAGCCACGACGGGGTGCTGGCGCTGCTCGGGCTGATGCACGCCGGCGCGGTGCCGGTGTCGGTCAAGCCCAAGGTGCCCGGGGCGATCGCCGCCCAGTACTTCGCCACCGTCGCCGAGCAGCAGAGCATCCGGTTCGCCTTCCGGATGAGCGGCACCGGCCTGCGCGACCTCGACCTGAAGCTCTCCGCCAACGCTTCTGCGCATGAAGGCAGTTGGGCGTCCGACCCGGAGCAGACCGCCTTCGTCCAGTACACCAGCGGCTCCACCGGCTTCCCCCGGCCGATCCCGCTCAGCCACCGCGCGGTGCTCGCCAACGTCCGCGCCATCGCCGACGTCGCCGGGATGGAGCCCGGCCACACCGGCATGGTCGCCCTGCCGCTGCACCACGACATGGGCCTGGTGGGCATGTTGAGCACCCTGGTCCAGGGCATCAGCCTGGTGATCGAGGAGCCGGGCACGTTCCTGCGCCGCCCGATGGCCGCGCTGCGGCTGGTCCGCGCGTACGAGGGGGTGCACAGTGCTTTCCCCGACTTCATGCTGCGCTACCTCGCCGCGCGGATCGCCGAGACCGGCGAGCAGCCCGATCCCGAGCTGCTGGCCGGCTGGCGCACCGTCTTCTGCGGCGCGGAACCGATCCGCCGCGCCTCCGTCCGCACCTTCCTGGCCGAGGCCGAGCCGTGGGGCTTCGACCCCACCGCCCTGGTCTTCTGCTACGGGCTGGCCGAGGCGTCGCTGATGGCCACCGGCCACCGCTACCAGTCCGACGCCGCCTCCTTCCGCGAGGAGGGCCGCACCGCCGTCGCCTGCCTGGGCGAACCCATCCCCGGACTCGACCTGGCCCTGGTCGACGCGGACGGAAAGCCGTGCCTGGAAGGGGAGTTGGGGACGGTCCGGCTGCGCGGCGCAACCATGTTCAGCGGCCACGACGGCGTCACCGACCACCGCCGGGAGTGGTTCGACACCGGTGACCTGGGCGTCCTGCACGCCGGACGGCTCTACCTCAACGGCCGGCGCGGCGACCGGATGACGATCAACGGCGCCAACCTCTTCGTCACCGACATCGAGCAGCAGGTGACGGCCGAACCCGGCGTCGAGGAGTGCGTGGTGCTGCCGCACGGCGAGTCCTTCACCGCGCTGGTGGTGCCGGCCCGCAACGCCGGCGTCGACACCGCGCGGATCGCCGAACGGATCACTGCAGACTTCGGCGTGGCCCCGCTCTCCGTCCTGGAGACCCGGCACAGCGACATCGTCCGCACCGCGAGCGGCAAGCCCGCCCGTACACACATGACCGCAGAGCTGGAGAAGGGAGTACGGGTGTGA
- a CDS encoding 4Fe-4S dicluster domain-containing protein, producing the protein MTHVVTEGCVHCKYAECITYCPVACFREGDTFLVIDPEECIDCGNCVEACPTDAIYPEDELPPELQPALEWNARLAPLLPLATTRVLPLADADHWNGTPDKWLSLPPDQAPVPAPAG; encoded by the coding sequence ATGACCCACGTCGTCACCGAAGGCTGCGTGCACTGCAAGTACGCCGAGTGCATCACCTACTGCCCGGTCGCCTGCTTCCGCGAGGGCGACACCTTCCTGGTCATCGACCCGGAGGAGTGCATCGACTGCGGCAACTGCGTCGAGGCGTGCCCCACCGACGCCATCTACCCCGAGGACGAACTCCCCCCGGAGCTGCAGCCCGCCCTGGAGTGGAACGCCCGCCTGGCGCCGCTGCTGCCGCTGGCCACCACCCGCGTCCTGCCGCTGGCCGACGCCGACCACTGGAACGGCACCCCGGACAAGTGGCTCTCGCTGCCGCCGGACCAGGCCCCCGTCCCCGCCCCGGCTGGCTGA
- a CDS encoding TIGR03086 family metal-binding protein, whose translation MDILQLDRTAVLESVRILEAAGPVDWELPTPCSQWTLRQLVEHMTAQHHGFAAAARGEADELAAWQSVPLGDDPLAGYRASAEAVIAAFAEPGVLVRHFTLPEITTAITFPGRVAVGFHFLDYVAHSWDVAAALGKAVEPSTEAAEAALAIAMSVPDDERRRTPDAQFQPSLQAAPGATTFELFLRALGRSPDWQARSQSSPPPQEDGHAR comes from the coding sequence ATGGACATCCTGCAGCTCGACCGCACCGCCGTACTGGAGTCCGTCCGCATCCTCGAGGCCGCAGGCCCGGTGGACTGGGAACTCCCCACCCCCTGCAGCCAGTGGACGCTCCGTCAGCTGGTGGAGCACATGACCGCGCAGCACCACGGCTTCGCCGCCGCCGCCCGGGGCGAGGCCGACGAGCTGGCCGCCTGGCAGAGCGTCCCGCTCGGCGACGACCCGCTGGCCGGCTACCGCGCCTCGGCCGAGGCCGTCATCGCGGCCTTCGCCGAACCCGGCGTGCTGGTACGGCACTTCACCCTGCCGGAGATCACCACCGCGATCACCTTCCCGGGCCGGGTCGCCGTCGGCTTCCACTTCCTCGACTACGTCGCGCACTCCTGGGACGTCGCCGCCGCCCTCGGCAAGGCCGTCGAACCCTCGACGGAGGCCGCCGAGGCCGCGCTGGCCATCGCCATGAGCGTGCCCGACGACGAGCGCCGCCGCACACCCGACGCACAGTTCCAGCCGAGTCTGCAAGCAGCGCCCGGGGCAACGACGTTCGAGCTCTTCCTGCGCGCCCTCGGACGCTCGCCCGACTGGCAGGCCCGCTCCCAGTCCTCACCGCCACCACAGGAAGACGGCCATGCTCGCTGA
- the fabI gene encoding enoyl-ACP reductase FabI — translation MSGLLEGKRVLVTGVLMESSIAFHTARLAQEQGAEVLLTGYGRLSLVERIARRLPQPAPVIELDVQNQQHLDSLADRVREHLGPDSTLDGIVHSIAFAPQDALGGGFLDTGWGSVATAVEVSAYSLKALAVACLPLVDEKRGAAIVGLDFDAQLAWPAYDWMGVAKAALESTSRYLARDLGGRNIRCNLVAAGPVRTTAAKSIPGFDLFREVWTTRAPIGWDLGDPEPSARGVVALLSDWFPKTTGEIVHVDGGVHAVGA, via the coding sequence GTGAGCGGACTGCTGGAGGGCAAGCGCGTCCTGGTGACCGGCGTGCTGATGGAGTCCTCGATCGCGTTCCACACCGCGCGCCTCGCGCAGGAGCAGGGCGCCGAGGTCCTGCTGACCGGCTACGGCCGGCTCAGCCTGGTCGAGCGGATCGCCCGGCGGCTGCCGCAGCCCGCGCCGGTGATCGAGCTGGACGTGCAGAACCAGCAGCACCTGGACTCGCTCGCGGACCGGGTGCGCGAGCACCTGGGCCCGGACTCCACCCTGGACGGCATCGTCCACTCCATCGCCTTCGCCCCGCAGGACGCCCTCGGCGGCGGCTTCCTGGACACCGGCTGGGGCTCGGTCGCCACCGCCGTCGAGGTCTCCGCGTACTCGCTCAAGGCGCTGGCGGTGGCCTGCCTGCCGCTGGTGGACGAGAAGCGCGGGGCGGCCATCGTCGGGCTGGACTTCGACGCGCAGCTGGCCTGGCCCGCCTACGACTGGATGGGCGTGGCCAAGGCCGCGCTGGAGTCCACCTCCCGCTACCTCGCCCGCGATCTGGGCGGCCGCAACATCCGCTGCAACCTGGTGGCGGCCGGGCCGGTGCGGACCACGGCGGCCAAGTCCATCCCCGGGTTCGACCTGTTCCGCGAGGTGTGGACCACCCGCGCGCCCATCGGCTGGGATCTGGGCGATCCGGAGCCGTCCGCGCGCGGCGTGGTCGCGCTGCTCTCGGACTGGTTCCCCAAGACCACCGGCGAGATCGTCCACGTGGACGGCGGGGTGCACGCCGTCGGCGCTTGA
- a CDS encoding VOC family protein, with product MIDHLSVHVTDLAASAAFYDAVLTPLGARRLRDSGDVIGYGDDRPAFWIGAAQTPGAARETHLAFAAASRSAVRAFHDAALRVGATVLHPPGLRPEYHEHYYAAYVRAPDGHNVEAVCRLPG from the coding sequence GTGATCGACCATCTGTCCGTCCACGTGACCGACCTCGCGGCGAGCGCTGCCTTCTACGACGCGGTGCTGACGCCCCTGGGAGCCCGCAGGCTCAGGGACTCCGGCGACGTGATCGGGTACGGCGACGACCGTCCGGCGTTCTGGATCGGCGCCGCGCAGACCCCGGGCGCGGCCCGGGAGACGCACCTGGCCTTCGCGGCGGCGAGCCGCTCAGCCGTCCGCGCCTTCCACGACGCCGCCCTGCGCGTGGGGGCGACCGTCCTGCACCCGCCGGGGCTGCGCCCCGAGTACCACGAGCACTACTACGCCGCCTACGTCCGCGCCCCGGACGGCCACAACGTCGAAGCGGTCTGCCGCCTGCCCGGCTAA
- a CDS encoding ferritin-like domain-containing protein yields the protein MPTLIMTDVVKELRDGATITDVLRVQQSYHEQRRWSTDTLFEGRKLSDKAGDVDRAALWHSSRAELTTQPAGIRLAVDGVKLANELRETNPLGADVLHCAAAWSARYWLEEEAHHEVAFGRLLDMAGMDAIDVDDVVEHRGPFPTDNYARVCILQACVEIEACVSYGWVSRQSQDPLVRDVFHTIMKDEVQHRQYFASFAKALVDSGVYPIKDVLSMAYTWIRPDGGETFGSAREAQTERQGYVNWWEQTRAGEDEFALGDDALHEGSVHSKKLTSVFALVRETTGIQTESYDDLKRAYFASLRTNDVDRIRSAVRAGAAREAALAG from the coding sequence ATGCCCACGCTGATCATGACCGACGTCGTCAAGGAACTCCGGGACGGCGCGACCATCACCGACGTCCTGCGGGTCCAGCAGAGCTACCACGAGCAGCGCCGCTGGTCCACGGACACGCTGTTCGAGGGCCGCAAGCTGTCCGACAAGGCGGGCGACGTCGACCGCGCCGCCCTGTGGCACTCCTCCCGCGCCGAACTCACCACCCAGCCCGCCGGCATCCGGCTGGCCGTGGACGGCGTCAAACTCGCCAACGAGCTGCGGGAGACCAACCCGCTGGGCGCCGATGTGCTGCACTGCGCCGCCGCCTGGTCCGCCCGCTACTGGCTGGAGGAGGAGGCCCACCACGAGGTCGCCTTCGGCCGGCTGCTGGACATGGCCGGCATGGACGCCATCGACGTGGACGACGTCGTCGAGCACCGCGGCCCGTTCCCGACCGACAACTACGCCCGGGTGTGCATCCTCCAGGCGTGCGTGGAGATCGAAGCCTGCGTCTCCTACGGCTGGGTCTCCCGGCAGAGCCAGGACCCGCTGGTCCGGGACGTCTTCCACACCATCATGAAGGACGAGGTGCAGCACCGGCAGTACTTCGCCTCCTTCGCCAAGGCCCTGGTCGACTCCGGCGTCTACCCGATCAAGGACGTCCTGTCGATGGCGTACACCTGGATCCGCCCCGACGGCGGCGAGACCTTCGGCTCGGCCCGCGAGGCGCAGACCGAGCGCCAGGGCTACGTCAACTGGTGGGAGCAGACCCGCGCCGGCGAGGACGAGTTCGCCCTCGGCGACGACGCGCTGCACGAGGGTTCGGTCCACTCCAAGAAGCTCACCAGCGTCTTCGCGCTGGTCCGGGAGACCACCGGCATCCAGACGGAATCCTACGATGACCTCAAGCGCGCCTACTTCGCCAGCCTCCGGACGAACGATGTCGACCGGATTCGATCTGCAGTCCGTGCCGGAGCTGCGCGCGAAGCCGCACTTGCTGGATAG
- a CDS encoding alpha/beta hydrolase → MAFDPQFHALYTARAAHDVRPLYTMTLDEARAADLAAIQADAGTPEPVGAVADRTIPGPQGPLPIRVYRPNSAAPEPDPGSGRLPVLVYFFGGGWTLGSLDTSDAICRSLTNAAGCLTVAVGYRLAPEAKFPAAVHDCFAAVRWIADHADELGADPARIAVGGDSAGGNLSAAVTLMARDAGGPALAAQLLVYPNTDHLADTASRRENTDPLLFNDKSVQWYWDNYLTDPADGADPLASPLRAADHSGLPPALVITAEYDPLRDEGEAYAQRLRESGVLVEQTRYQGVPHGFFAMSGTLDAGRSALSQAASYLRNAFAADAPAPAAAAAAARNAAAPAADRTDPRG, encoded by the coding sequence ATGGCATTCGACCCGCAGTTCCACGCCCTGTACACGGCGCGGGCGGCGCACGACGTCCGCCCGCTGTACACCATGACGCTCGACGAGGCACGCGCGGCGGACCTCGCCGCCATCCAGGCCGACGCCGGGACGCCCGAACCGGTCGGCGCCGTCGCCGACCGCACCATCCCCGGGCCGCAGGGCCCGCTGCCGATCCGCGTCTACCGGCCCAACAGCGCGGCCCCGGAACCCGATCCGGGCAGCGGCCGGCTGCCGGTGCTGGTCTACTTCTTCGGCGGCGGCTGGACCCTCGGCAGCCTGGACACCAGCGACGCCATCTGCCGCAGCCTCACCAACGCGGCCGGCTGCCTGACCGTGGCCGTCGGCTACCGGCTCGCGCCCGAGGCCAAGTTCCCCGCCGCCGTGCACGACTGCTTCGCCGCAGTGCGCTGGATCGCCGACCACGCGGACGAGTTGGGCGCCGACCCGGCCAGGATCGCCGTCGGCGGCGACAGCGCGGGCGGCAACCTCAGCGCCGCCGTCACGCTGATGGCCCGGGACGCGGGCGGCCCCGCGCTGGCCGCACAGCTGCTGGTCTACCCCAACACCGACCACCTCGCCGACACCGCCTCCCGGCGCGAGAACACCGATCCGCTGCTGTTCAACGACAAGTCGGTGCAGTGGTACTGGGACAACTACCTGACCGACCCGGCCGACGGCGCCGACCCGCTGGCCTCCCCGCTGCGCGCCGCCGACCACTCCGGGCTGCCGCCCGCGCTGGTCATCACTGCCGAGTACGACCCGCTCCGGGACGAGGGCGAGGCGTACGCCCAACGGCTGCGCGAGAGCGGGGTGTTGGTGGAGCAGACCCGCTACCAGGGCGTCCCGCACGGCTTCTTCGCCATGTCCGGCACGCTGGACGCCGGGCGCAGCGCCCTGTCCCAGGCGGCGTCCTACCTACGCAACGCCTTCGCCGCCGACGCCCCGGCGCCCGCCGCAGCAGCAGCAGCAGCACGCAACGCCGCAGCGCCCGCCGCCGACCGCACCGATCCGAGAGGCTGA
- a CDS encoding TetR/AcrR family transcriptional regulator yields the protein MTGVRKDNRIERGNQTRRLILGRTVEIASVEGLEGLSLGRLATELELSKSGVFALFGSKEELQLATVRAAIKIYIEHVVQPARDVPPGLGRIWRMCESWLTYSEQRVFPGGCFFYSVTAEYDARKGMVHDTVVQARNNWISFVEQTIEDARAAGELHQDTDVPQLAFEIAAFLEAANAESVLHDDHTSYAKAARAILNRLRATATDPSQLPDSP from the coding sequence ATGACAGGCGTACGCAAGGACAACCGGATCGAACGCGGCAACCAGACCAGGCGGCTGATCCTGGGAAGGACCGTGGAGATCGCCTCCGTGGAAGGTCTGGAGGGCCTGTCGCTGGGTCGGCTCGCCACCGAACTGGAGCTGAGCAAGAGCGGGGTCTTCGCCCTCTTCGGCTCCAAGGAGGAACTCCAGCTCGCCACTGTCCGCGCCGCCATAAAGATCTACATCGAGCACGTCGTTCAGCCCGCACGGGACGTCCCGCCCGGCCTCGGCCGGATCTGGCGGATGTGCGAGAGCTGGCTCACCTACTCCGAGCAGCGGGTCTTCCCCGGCGGCTGCTTCTTCTACTCGGTCACTGCGGAGTACGACGCCCGCAAGGGCATGGTGCACGATACGGTGGTCCAGGCCCGCAACAACTGGATCTCCTTCGTGGAGCAGACCATTGAGGACGCACGCGCCGCAGGCGAGCTGCACCAGGACACCGACGTCCCCCAACTCGCCTTCGAGATCGCGGCGTTCCTCGAAGCAGCCAACGCCGAGTCCGTCCTCCACGACGACCACACCAGTTACGCCAAGGCAGCAAGGGCCATCCTGAACCGGCTGCGCGCCACCGCGACCGATCCGTCGCAGCTGCCCGACAGTCCCTGA